A window of Christiangramia forsetii KT0803 contains these coding sequences:
- a CDS encoding DUF423 domain-containing protein, which yields MKELVLIFGGIFGTLSVILGAFGAHALKKKFTEDQLKSFETGVKYQMYHALVLIITGITFPFLSGLQNVMAWCFIIGIFLFSFSIYGLTWSSANGKKIKILGPITPIGGLLLVVGWILFTINLAEIALYLQP from the coding sequence ATGAAAGAACTTGTTTTAATATTTGGTGGAATATTCGGTACGCTTTCCGTAATTCTTGGAGCATTTGGTGCACACGCCTTAAAAAAGAAGTTTACAGAAGATCAATTGAAAAGCTTTGAAACCGGGGTGAAATATCAAATGTATCATGCCCTGGTTTTGATTATTACGGGGATCACTTTTCCTTTTCTTTCCGGACTTCAAAATGTGATGGCCTGGTGCTTTATTATTGGAATATTTCTTTTTTCTTTTAGTATCTATGGGCTCACCTGGAGCTCGGCTAACGGAAAAAAGATAAAAATTCTGGGGCCAATTACTCCGATTGGAGGATTACTGCTAGTTGTTGGCTGGATCCTGTTCACCATAAATCTTGCTGAAATTGCCCTGTATCTCCAACCTTAG
- a CDS encoding iron ABC transporter permease: MLNQKKYTIAIILLFLAVIITALLNISLGSVNIPIEEVTASLLGFEVEKNTWRYIILNYRLPKAITAIITGSGLAVSGLLMQTLFRNPLAGPYVLGLSSGASLGVAIVFMGASVFGASFATILLSEWSLVIASSLGSLLVLFAVILASIRLRDTMAILIIGLMFASLTAAIVSVLAYFSPASQLQQYVFWSYGSLGDLSWNEVLILGLFWIIGILIAIGSIKNLNSLLLGEQYARSLGTNIRKNRFMIIIATSLLAGSITAFAGPIAFVGLAVPHLIRQIIPSANHITLVPAVIFGGAILMLICDIIAQLPGSEFSLPINAITSLIGAPVVIWLLVRKRKFNF; the protein is encoded by the coding sequence ATGCTGAACCAGAAGAAATATACGATTGCTATTATTTTACTATTTCTGGCAGTTATTATAACAGCTCTACTCAATATTAGTCTGGGCTCAGTGAATATTCCAATTGAAGAAGTAACCGCATCTTTATTGGGTTTTGAAGTCGAAAAAAATACCTGGCGCTATATTATTCTAAATTACCGTCTGCCAAAGGCGATCACCGCGATCATCACAGGTTCTGGCCTCGCAGTTAGCGGACTTTTAATGCAAACACTTTTCCGAAATCCTCTCGCAGGGCCTTATGTATTGGGACTCAGTAGTGGGGCAAGTCTTGGTGTCGCAATCGTTTTTATGGGAGCTTCAGTTTTTGGTGCTTCATTTGCTACAATTCTATTATCTGAATGGAGCTTAGTAATTGCTTCCAGTCTTGGGAGTTTATTGGTGTTATTTGCGGTGATTTTAGCTTCTATAAGATTGAGGGATACCATGGCTATTCTCATCATTGGATTAATGTTTGCCAGTCTTACTGCAGCGATTGTCAGCGTTCTGGCCTATTTCAGCCCGGCTTCTCAATTACAACAATACGTTTTCTGGTCTTATGGAAGTTTAGGAGATTTAAGCTGGAATGAAGTTTTAATACTTGGTTTGTTCTGGATCATTGGGATTTTGATCGCTATAGGAAGCATCAAAAACCTGAATTCATTGTTGTTAGGTGAGCAATATGCCAGGAGCCTGGGTACAAACATCAGGAAAAACCGGTTTATGATCATTATAGCTACTAGTTTACTGGCTGGAAGCATAACCGCCTTTGCCGGTCCTATAGCGTTTGTTGGCCTTGCTGTACCGCATTTAATAAGGCAGATTATCCCTTCTGCAAATCATATTACTTTAGTTCCTGCCGTAATTTTTGGTGGTGCGATATTAATGCTTATTTGCGATATTATTGCCCAATTACCAGGAAGCGAATTCAGCCTACCAATAAATGCCATAACTTCTTTAATTGGAGCACCGGTAGTGATCTGGTTACTTGTTAGAAAAAGAAAATTCAATTTTTAG
- the rmuC gene encoding DNA recombination protein RmuC yields the protein MNEYLLISLIFLVALGVGVYIGKLISGLRSKSETGILEEKNNQLSFQIDELKNQLNSNLEKNKEDIRQLKNEAHTDIEKIENEREEIRREKENISLQLTRKISEFDNLQERNEEQKAEVEKLQEKFTKEFENLANKILDQKSEKFTSLNKQNIENILDPLQKKIKDFEEKVTRSDSESIKRHAELGEKLKFLNEQSLKISEDATNLTKALKGDTKMQGNWGEMVLERVLERSGLQKDSEYFVQQSFNTEEGKRVMPDVIIHLPGDKKMVVDSKVSLNAYERYINEPEEDQKITHLKNHLISVRNRVNELGNKNYHSLYQMESPDFVLLFIPIEAAFAIASNEYPSLYSDAFEKNIIIVTPTTLLAVLKTIDSMWQNEKQKQNAIQIATQAGALYDSFTNLTDELLKIGRQIGTVQNSYEGAMKKLTGKGNLIRRVEKLKKLGAKASKQLDQKLINRAENDDEDEMEESENETLNLK from the coding sequence ATGAATGAATATCTTCTTATCTCTCTTATATTTTTAGTTGCTTTAGGAGTTGGAGTATATATAGGAAAGCTGATTTCAGGCTTAAGATCGAAATCTGAAACAGGAATACTGGAAGAAAAAAATAATCAACTTTCCTTTCAGATTGACGAACTTAAAAATCAATTAAACAGTAATTTAGAAAAAAATAAAGAAGATATTCGGCAGTTAAAAAATGAAGCTCATACTGATATTGAAAAGATTGAAAATGAGCGGGAAGAAATTAGACGGGAAAAGGAAAATATCAGTTTACAATTGACTCGGAAAATTTCTGAATTTGATAATCTTCAGGAGAGAAATGAAGAACAAAAAGCTGAAGTGGAAAAACTTCAGGAAAAATTTACCAAAGAATTTGAGAATCTCGCCAATAAGATTTTAGATCAGAAATCAGAAAAATTTACCAGTTTAAACAAACAGAATATTGAGAATATTCTAGATCCACTTCAAAAGAAAATCAAGGACTTTGAAGAAAAAGTAACCAGAAGTGATTCAGAATCTATAAAAAGACACGCTGAGTTAGGAGAAAAATTAAAATTCCTAAACGAGCAGAGTTTGAAAATTAGCGAGGATGCCACCAATCTTACCAAAGCCTTGAAAGGGGACACCAAAATGCAGGGTAACTGGGGTGAGATGGTTCTGGAAAGAGTTCTGGAACGAAGCGGACTCCAGAAAGACAGCGAGTATTTTGTTCAGCAAAGTTTTAATACCGAAGAAGGTAAAAGAGTAATGCCAGATGTGATCATTCATCTTCCTGGCGATAAAAAAATGGTGGTAGATTCAAAGGTTTCATTAAACGCCTACGAACGCTACATCAACGAACCTGAGGAAGATCAAAAGATAACACACCTTAAAAATCACTTGATTTCAGTTAGAAACAGGGTTAATGAGCTTGGAAATAAAAATTACCATTCGCTCTATCAAATGGAAAGTCCAGATTTTGTATTGCTTTTCATTCCTATTGAAGCTGCATTTGCCATAGCTTCGAATGAATATCCAAGTCTTTACAGTGACGCTTTTGAAAAGAATATTATCATAGTTACACCAACTACGTTACTCGCGGTTTTAAAAACTATAGACAGTATGTGGCAGAATGAAAAGCAAAAGCAGAATGCAATCCAGATCGCTACTCAGGCTGGTGCTTTATACGATTCTTTTACTAACCTCACAGATGAGTTACTTAAGATTGGCAGGCAGATAGGAACCGTTCAAAATTCTTATGAAGGTGCCATGAAAAAACTTACCGGTAAAGGAAACCTTATAAGGAGAGTTGAAAAATTGAAGAAATTAGGTGCAAAAGCCAGTAAACAATTGGATCAAAAACTAATAAATCGCGCAGAGAATGATGACGAAGACGAAATGGAAGAATCTGAAAACGAAACCCTAAACCTGAAATGA
- a CDS encoding TonB-dependent receptor plug domain-containing protein, translating to MNRNLYLLFALFICGCLHATAQNDSINWLDEVRLSDVKLQQFSTGKHINELSDSLLIKNQPQLTEILSFNSSIYFKENGRGMVSSPSFRGTTASQIAVVWNGININSQFNGQLDFNTVNTGAYDQISVRGGGGSVVYGTGAIGGSVHLNNSLSFKKKQEHQLLLQYGSFNTIDARYNFKLAKNKWSLNLALSRNSSDNDYDYPNERGKNLNGEYSNNSVNVAFGYRFNSANTLKIISELYDGERHFSLIRPTENKTKYRDLNNRNLLEWNSEFSNFKQITSLAFLREDYQYFANIDSDTYSYGTAKSYIAKYDLGYNLNSDVLLNTVVQNTYTDGEGSNIANNDRNILSVAILGKHSITQSLQYEAGLRKEITGNYESPILFSFGANYKMNDFYTLKLNASKNFRIPTYNDLYWSSAGNPDLDPETSLQAELGNHFRFENMEAGISMYYNDVSDMIRWLPGGDGIWRPRNEDKVNIYGLESFVNCKKSFSKETNLIARASYAYTISKNSETNKQLIYVPYHKVTGNLSYQIHQFTPFLQVLYNGSVYTRTDYSEQLSGYFLANLGMSYTIDKERDWELGGRVNNLFNTEYQNVEDRWMPGINFNLYINFKF from the coding sequence ATGAACAGAAACTTATATCTTTTATTCGCTTTATTTATTTGTGGTTGCCTACACGCAACGGCACAAAACGATTCTATCAACTGGCTTGATGAAGTTAGACTTAGTGATGTAAAACTTCAACAATTTTCTACCGGAAAACATATCAATGAACTTTCAGATTCATTGCTCATAAAAAATCAACCTCAGTTAACCGAAATTCTAAGCTTTAATTCATCTATTTACTTCAAAGAAAATGGACGTGGAATGGTTTCGTCCCCTTCGTTTCGTGGTACTACTGCTTCACAAATCGCTGTTGTATGGAACGGTATCAATATTAATTCGCAATTCAACGGTCAGCTTGATTTTAATACTGTAAATACGGGCGCTTATGATCAGATTTCTGTTAGAGGAGGAGGAGGGAGTGTGGTGTATGGTACAGGAGCTATAGGTGGAAGTGTTCATTTAAATAATTCCTTATCGTTTAAGAAAAAGCAGGAACATCAACTTCTCTTGCAATATGGGAGTTTTAATACAATAGATGCACGTTATAATTTTAAACTGGCCAAAAATAAGTGGAGTTTAAATTTGGCACTTTCCAGAAATAGCAGTGATAATGATTATGATTATCCAAATGAGCGTGGCAAAAATCTTAATGGGGAGTATTCTAATAATAGTGTGAATGTTGCTTTTGGGTATCGCTTTAATTCAGCTAATACACTGAAAATTATTAGTGAGCTCTATGATGGTGAACGTCATTTCTCATTAATTCGTCCAACAGAAAATAAAACTAAATACAGGGATCTTAATAATCGGAATTTACTGGAATGGAATAGTGAGTTTTCAAATTTTAAACAAATTACAAGTCTTGCTTTTTTACGGGAAGATTATCAGTATTTCGCGAATATTGATTCTGATACTTATTCTTACGGAACCGCAAAAAGCTATATAGCCAAGTATGACCTGGGTTATAACCTGAATTCAGATGTACTTTTAAATACTGTGGTACAGAATACATATACTGATGGAGAGGGCAGTAATATAGCAAATAACGATCGTAATATTTTATCTGTAGCTATTCTTGGGAAGCATTCAATAACCCAGAGCTTACAGTATGAGGCTGGATTAAGAAAGGAAATAACCGGAAATTATGAGAGCCCGATTTTATTTTCATTCGGAGCAAATTATAAGATGAACGATTTCTATACACTGAAATTGAATGCCTCAAAGAATTTCAGAATCCCAACGTATAATGATTTATACTGGTCTTCAGCAGGAAACCCAGATCTGGATCCCGAAACATCATTACAGGCCGAGCTAGGAAATCATTTTCGCTTTGAAAATATGGAGGCGGGGATTAGCATGTATTATAATGATGTGAGCGACATGATACGGTGGCTTCCCGGAGGGGACGGTATATGGCGACCCCGAAATGAGGATAAAGTTAACATCTATGGACTGGAATCTTTTGTGAACTGTAAAAAATCATTTTCTAAGGAAACCAACTTAATAGCCCGAGCCAGCTACGCTTATACTATTTCTAAAAATTCGGAAACCAATAAGCAGTTAATCTATGTTCCCTATCATAAAGTAACGGGAAATCTGAGCTATCAAATTCATCAATTTACACCTTTTCTTCAAGTACTTTATAATGGTTCAGTGTACACCAGAACAGATTATAGTGAGCAGCTTTCGGGCTATTTTTTAGCTAACCTGGGAATGTCTTATACCATCGATAAAGAAAGAGATTGGGAATTAGGTGGGAGAGTAAATAACTTATTTAATACTGAATACCAAAACGTCGAAGACCGGTGGATGCCGGGAATCAATTTTAATCTTTATATAAATTTCAAATTTTAA
- a CDS encoding bile acid:sodium symporter — translation MKSFGFIFAIFIAIGIAYLFPQGIELLPLKTITDIGIGLIFFFYGLKLSPVEFKAGLLNYKVHIVIHLTTFIIFPLLCLLCLPLFEEGLKSDLWIALFFLGTLPSTVSSSVVMVALAKGNLPTAIFNASLSGLIGIFATPLWIGFILEKTTDFDFLIVLQKLCLQIIVPLAIGLFLQRYFGHLARKYGSQLSLFDKTTIVLIIYSSFSNSFSSNLIKSIATDELLKMAGIVMILFFTVFFGLAYFSKLLGFNTEDKIAAQFCGTKKSLVHGSVMVRVIFGSSANSGLLLLPIMLYHSTQLILVAWFAEKYRKREIK, via the coding sequence TTGAAGTCCTTCGGATTTATATTTGCCATTTTTATTGCCATAGGAATTGCCTATCTGTTTCCTCAGGGAATAGAATTACTTCCTTTGAAAACAATTACTGATATTGGTATCGGGCTTATATTCTTTTTTTACGGACTTAAACTATCACCTGTCGAATTTAAAGCCGGTTTGCTCAACTACAAGGTGCATATAGTTATTCACCTAACTACTTTTATAATATTCCCTCTTTTATGTCTGCTCTGCCTGCCGCTTTTTGAAGAAGGCTTAAAATCTGACCTTTGGATTGCTTTATTTTTTCTGGGAACGCTACCCTCTACCGTATCCTCGTCTGTAGTTATGGTAGCTCTGGCTAAAGGAAATTTGCCAACTGCGATCTTCAATGCAAGCCTCTCGGGACTTATAGGGATTTTTGCCACCCCTTTATGGATAGGTTTTATTCTCGAAAAAACGACAGATTTTGATTTTTTAATAGTGCTTCAAAAATTATGTTTACAGATAATTGTTCCATTGGCCATAGGTCTTTTTCTGCAAAGATATTTTGGTCATCTTGCGAGAAAATACGGGAGTCAACTAAGTCTTTTTGATAAGACTACCATCGTTCTCATCATTTATTCCAGTTTTAGCAACTCATTTAGTTCGAACCTTATCAAATCCATAGCAACCGATGAATTATTAAAAATGGCGGGGATTGTAATGATACTTTTCTTCACTGTTTTCTTCGGACTGGCTTATTTTTCTAAACTTTTAGGTTTTAATACTGAAGATAAAATCGCTGCCCAGTTCTGCGGAACAAAAAAATCACTGGTTCATGGTTCAGTAATGGTACGTGTGATCTTCGGAAGTTCTGCCAATTCAGGACTTTTATTATTACCCATAATGCTTTACCACTCTACTCAACTCATTCTTGTTGCCTGGTTTGCTGAAAAATACCGTAAAAGAGAAATAAAGTAG
- a CDS encoding YncE family protein has translation MKITKLFILGLVGSFLMNSCTTDDDDMPDVVAEDDYSDGILILNEGSQSAGTVSFLEADYSSIENNIFESVNVDMDLGLFVQSIFFDEENAYIISNGSNLITVVDRYTFEFKGAVDSGLNVPLFGAVSNGKAFVSNVADFASAEDDFIAVIDLVNLEVEETVVAGTYLSEVMVDNGLVYVEGAAYGAGNSIEVFDPASLTFTKSIPTNNALNSFAIEGSSLFALSSTKLERIDLNTDTVISEIEFSENFPGVNNLDIENGMIYFTSGTSVYELNQDFEEEPTEALLSYESTSQYGQMYAFNVEDQYIYISDAGDFASNGTVRVYTISGGLVDEFEAGIAPNGFYFND, from the coding sequence ATGAAAATTACAAAACTATTTATTTTAGGGCTTGTCGGCTCTTTTTTAATGAATTCGTGTACTACCGATGATGATGATATGCCAGATGTAGTAGCTGAAGATGATTACAGTGACGGTATTCTTATCTTAAATGAAGGTTCACAATCGGCTGGAACCGTTTCATTTCTGGAAGCAGATTATTCTTCTATTGAGAATAATATTTTTGAGTCAGTGAATGTAGATATGGATCTTGGACTTTTTGTGCAATCCATCTTTTTTGATGAAGAAAATGCCTATATCATCTCGAACGGATCTAATTTAATAACCGTAGTAGATCGATATACTTTTGAATTTAAAGGTGCAGTAGATAGTGGGTTGAATGTACCGCTTTTTGGAGCTGTAAGTAATGGAAAAGCCTTTGTTTCTAATGTAGCAGATTTTGCTTCGGCAGAAGATGATTTTATAGCAGTGATTGATCTTGTGAATCTGGAAGTAGAGGAAACTGTGGTTGCCGGAACCTATTTATCTGAAGTTATGGTAGATAACGGATTGGTTTATGTTGAAGGGGCCGCTTATGGTGCAGGAAATTCTATAGAAGTTTTTGATCCTGCTTCCCTAACTTTTACCAAATCTATTCCCACAAATAATGCATTGAATTCTTTTGCAATTGAGGGGAGTAGCCTTTTTGCGCTTTCTTCCACCAAGTTGGAGAGAATAGATCTAAATACAGATACTGTAATATCTGAAATTGAGTTTTCTGAAAACTTTCCTGGAGTAAATAATTTGGATATTGAGAATGGGATGATCTATTTTACTTCCGGGACTTCTGTTTATGAGCTGAACCAGGATTTTGAAGAAGAGCCAACTGAGGCATTGCTTTCTTATGAAAGTACTTCACAATACGGGCAGATGTATGCTTTTAATGTCGAAGATCAGTATATCTACATATCAGATGCTGGGGATTTCGCATCTAATGGAACAGTAAGAGTTTATACTATTTCTGGGGGATTAGTAGACGAATTTGAAGCTGGAATAGCTCCTAACGGATTTTATTTCAATGATTAA
- a CDS encoding acyl-CoA thioesterase, producing the protein MQKEFKNIEESQVVISELMLPSHSNFNGKIHGGYILSLLDQIAFACASKHSRAYCVTASVDTVDFLKPIEIGELVTMKASVNYVGRSSMVIGIRVEAENIQTGITKHCNSSYFTMVAKNDKGDSVAVPGLILKSDDQIRRFAKSIKRKSMKKNRIQEFHETDFSSEKYLHILEDHKAKIELNP; encoded by the coding sequence ATGCAGAAAGAATTTAAGAATATAGAAGAAAGTCAGGTGGTAATTTCAGAATTAATGCTTCCCTCCCATTCCAATTTTAATGGAAAGATTCACGGAGGCTATATTCTATCCCTGTTAGACCAGATCGCTTTTGCCTGTGCTTCCAAACATTCCCGGGCTTATTGCGTTACCGCGAGTGTAGATACGGTAGACTTTCTAAAACCAATTGAAATTGGAGAACTGGTAACCATGAAAGCTTCGGTTAACTATGTAGGACGCAGTTCCATGGTCATCGGGATTCGTGTAGAAGCTGAAAATATCCAGACTGGGATCACCAAACACTGCAACTCTTCTTACTTCACCATGGTGGCAAAGAATGACAAAGGGGATTCTGTAGCTGTGCCCGGGCTTATTCTAAAAAGCGACGATCAGATAAGACGCTTTGCCAAGAGCATAAAAAGAAAAAGTATGAAGAAAAACAGAATTCAGGAATTTCATGAAACCGATTTTTCTTCTGAAAAATATCTTCATATTCTTGAAGATCATAAAGCTAAAATTGAGCTGAATCCTTGA
- a CDS encoding serine hydrolase domain-containing protein, with protein sequence MKKTRLLTTFILLFFFFQLSAQEFYFPEAGEWQEKPASEYNLNFSAAVEFAKSNEYSESRDLRQAILKGFQNEPYHEISGPTKRRGGPAGIILKNGYLVAKWGDTKRVDMTFSVTKSFLSTTALVARDKNLITDFEEAVSDYVWDDTFEGDHNSKITWKHLLQQNSDWSGQLWGGFDWADRPSQEQTIDEWRSRELNEPGTHFKYNDVRVNVLAYSLLNVFRKPLPKVLKENVMDPISASQSWRWFGYENSWTTIDGLKMQSVSGGGHSGGGMFINTEDMARFGLLFMNNGKWNDKELISEELIAEAMEASKPNPNYGYMWWLNSEGSRNIENIDKDIFYAAGFGGNFIVVDQKNNMVIVTRWLEPSKLEEFLNLIYKNI encoded by the coding sequence ATGAAAAAAACCAGACTATTAACCACATTTATCCTCCTATTTTTTTTCTTCCAGCTTAGCGCACAGGAATTTTATTTTCCCGAAGCAGGAGAATGGCAGGAAAAACCAGCTTCGGAATATAATTTAAATTTTTCCGCAGCTGTCGAATTTGCAAAATCCAATGAATATTCAGAATCACGTGATCTTAGACAGGCGATCTTAAAGGGTTTTCAAAACGAGCCATATCACGAAATTTCAGGTCCCACTAAAAGACGTGGAGGTCCAGCCGGAATCATCTTGAAAAATGGATATTTGGTGGCTAAATGGGGAGATACAAAACGTGTAGATATGACCTTTAGCGTTACCAAAAGTTTTTTATCTACTACTGCGCTCGTCGCCAGAGATAAAAATTTGATTACCGATTTTGAAGAAGCCGTCAGCGACTATGTGTGGGACGATACTTTTGAGGGAGATCACAATTCCAAAATAACCTGGAAACATCTACTTCAGCAAAATTCAGATTGGAGCGGGCAGCTTTGGGGTGGTTTCGATTGGGCTGACAGGCCATCACAAGAACAAACTATCGACGAGTGGAGATCAAGAGAGCTAAACGAGCCAGGCACACATTTTAAATATAATGATGTTCGGGTAAACGTATTGGCTTATTCCTTGTTAAATGTTTTCAGAAAACCATTACCAAAAGTTCTAAAAGAGAATGTTATGGATCCTATTAGCGCTTCTCAATCCTGGCGTTGGTTTGGGTATGAAAATTCATGGACTACTATAGACGGGCTTAAAATGCAATCTGTTAGTGGTGGTGGTCACTCTGGCGGCGGAATGTTCATTAATACAGAGGACATGGCCAGATTCGGACTTCTGTTTATGAATAACGGAAAATGGAATGACAAAGAATTAATTTCAGAAGAATTGATCGCTGAAGCCATGGAAGCTTCCAAACCAAACCCAAATTATGGATATATGTGGTGGCTAAATTCAGAAGGTAGTCGTAATATTGAAAATATCGATAAAGATATTTTTTATGCCGCAGGTTTTGGTGGAAATTTTATCGTCGTAGATCAAAAAAATAATATGGTAATTGTGACCCGATGGCTGGAGCCTTCAAAACTTGAAGAGTTTCTAAATCTTATTTATAAAAATATTTAG
- a CDS encoding ABC transporter ATP-binding protein, protein MSSETSNIVLKTENLSIGYRKKKKQQIVASGINIEINSGELVAVIGVNGAGKSTLLKTLSGIIQNIDGQVFISKNKLSETEPDKLAKDISLVLTEQMLSKNLSVIELVALGRQPYTNWIGRLTKNDLKKIMYAIKLVNIEDLKNRKCHELSDGQFQKVLIARALAQDTSLIILDEPTTHLDLYHKAYVLKLLKQLSKETNKAILFASHEINLALQLCDKLLILKENKALFGTPEELIRSNALNDLFPEHLIRFDKGSSSFKIK, encoded by the coding sequence ATGAGTTCAGAAACCTCAAATATTGTCCTTAAAACCGAAAACCTTAGCATAGGTTACAGGAAGAAAAAAAAACAACAAATTGTTGCTTCCGGGATAAATATTGAAATAAATTCAGGTGAGTTGGTCGCTGTTATTGGAGTAAACGGTGCTGGAAAATCCACCTTACTCAAAACATTAAGTGGTATAATTCAAAATATTGATGGTCAGGTTTTTATATCTAAAAATAAACTCTCGGAAACAGAGCCTGACAAATTGGCAAAAGACATAAGTTTAGTGCTAACCGAGCAAATGCTTTCAAAAAATCTGAGTGTAATAGAACTGGTAGCTTTAGGTAGACAACCATATACAAATTGGATTGGTAGACTCACCAAGAATGACCTGAAAAAAATAATGTACGCCATCAAACTGGTCAATATTGAAGATCTGAAAAACAGGAAGTGTCACGAGCTAAGCGATGGTCAATTTCAGAAAGTTCTTATTGCCAGAGCACTTGCACAGGATACTTCTTTGATCATTTTGGACGAACCTACTACGCACCTGGATCTTTATCACAAAGCTTATGTTTTAAAGTTACTTAAGCAACTAAGTAAGGAAACTAATAAGGCTATTTTATTTGCTTCCCACGAAATAAATCTGGCATTGCAACTGTGTGATAAACTATTGATACTGAAAGAAAATAAAGCTTTATTCGGAACTCCGGAAGAACTTATTAGATCTAATGCTTTGAATGATCTGTTTCCCGAACACCTAATTCGGTTCGACAAAGGATCTTCCAGCTTTAAAATAAAATAG
- a CDS encoding ABC transporter substrate-binding protein, with protein MKKIIFVFLLLCISSCKNESEGKTAEIQQGKEVVISNARGFQITKFDDYSLMQVNTPWPEAKDPFIYLLNEKDAEIPENIEYDQIVEVPVKKIVVTSTTHIPALEALEEEKTLAGFPGLNYISSEKTRKLIKNGSVSELGQNENINTEVLIDLSPDVVIGFAINSSNKSFETIQKTGIPVIYNGDWTELTPLGKAEWIKFFGALYGKEEKAAKIFQNIKDEYIKAKELAKSAKSSPKVISGSMYNDNWYMPYGNSWQAQFIKDANANYLYADTEGDGSLSLAFESVLEKAEDAEYWISSGQFTSYEQLFNESEHYRRFKAVKDEKVYSVSLFQGETGGIIFYELGPQRPDLILKDLISIFHPELLKDHEQVFYKALN; from the coding sequence TTGAAAAAAATTATTTTCGTATTTCTATTGCTTTGTATTTCTTCCTGTAAGAATGAATCAGAAGGTAAAACCGCTGAAATTCAACAAGGAAAAGAAGTAGTTATCTCGAATGCCCGTGGTTTTCAAATCACCAAATTTGATGATTATAGTTTAATGCAAGTAAATACACCATGGCCAGAGGCTAAGGATCCATTTATTTATTTATTGAATGAGAAAGATGCTGAAATTCCTGAAAATATTGAATACGATCAAATAGTTGAAGTGCCGGTTAAAAAAATCGTAGTTACCTCCACCACTCACATCCCTGCATTAGAAGCTCTTGAGGAAGAAAAAACCCTGGCTGGGTTTCCGGGATTAAATTATATCTCCTCAGAAAAGACCAGAAAATTGATAAAAAATGGTTCGGTTTCAGAACTAGGCCAGAATGAAAATATTAACACCGAAGTTCTTATAGATCTATCTCCCGATGTGGTCATTGGATTTGCTATAAACTCTTCTAATAAAAGCTTTGAAACTATACAAAAGACAGGCATTCCAGTAATTTATAATGGAGACTGGACCGAATTAACTCCTTTAGGTAAAGCTGAATGGATCAAGTTCTTCGGAGCTCTTTACGGGAAAGAAGAAAAAGCTGCAAAAATTTTTCAGAATATCAAAGATGAATACATTAAGGCGAAGGAATTGGCTAAATCTGCTAAATCCAGTCCGAAAGTAATTAGCGGCTCCATGTATAATGATAACTGGTATATGCCTTATGGGAATTCCTGGCAGGCTCAGTTTATCAAAGATGCTAATGCAAATTACTTGTACGCTGATACCGAAGGCGATGGTAGTTTGTCTCTTGCCTTTGAAAGTGTGCTGGAAAAAGCAGAAGATGCTGAATATTGGATTAGTTCCGGTCAATTCACTTCGTATGAACAGCTATTCAATGAATCTGAACATTACAGGAGATTTAAAGCGGTAAAAGATGAAAAGGTCTATAGCGTAAGCCTTTTCCAGGGAGAAACCGGCGGAATTATCTTTTATGAATTAGGTCCACAACGCCCTGACCTTATTTTAAAGGATCTTATTTCTATTTTCCACCCAGAACTTTTAAAAGATCACGAACAGGTATTCTATAAAGCGCTTAATTAA